One region of uncultured Sulfurimonas sp. genomic DNA includes:
- a CDS encoding LapD/MoxY N-terminal periplasmic domain-containing protein, with translation MTLFRQIAIMISIFLLIILATVLTLNFKSANQAVQDRLYEDAKNTATSLSLSLGSANGDISMMSTMINANFDSGNYRHISLLDVDDEVIYDRKLESDIVEVPEWFLKAIVINAPIAYANVSAGWSQVGILNVQSDETYAYKQLYSILINLLASFGVIAVVGLILLNLLLAVILKPLKGVQKQAEAVIRNEFIIQDKIPYTKEFKDVVLGMNNMVSKVKAMFDKGNEELKRQKELEYIDKATKLRNRKYLIDKLPEYLKVDATSKGGINMMIALSGVIEANEKIGHREVDELFINIANIFSGHAKNFENSIVARMNGTEFSILLPECSQTNGISLAKGIYKSTKELIEASKLDSSQTFISLGLYEYSYKENIGQLLSQSDNALAQAKFNDNNIHIAKAETTTEVMGKEAWRKIINDAIAKNNFNFVSWTAVDAKMKKIAHNVLSLTLKVDKETTYYYGQFMAPANQAGLSFQIYNNVLEMMFKTPDMKLKGSVCSLRLPFDYLTNVDTYEKMHRLFSIYASKLPFKLIIEMPDKLVSQNSALIKEYKILFEKYNIDMGVFEFIGESVDYQYLQDLRPVYIKGETSYFLSQSDQALSALRLITDTVGISLIAAGVMDMQTLNKLKEKDIHVIQGRATEMIELA, from the coding sequence ATGACACTCTTTAGACAAATCGCAATTATGATATCTATATTTTTACTTATAATCTTAGCTACAGTTTTAACACTAAACTTCAAAAGTGCGAACCAAGCTGTGCAAGATAGGCTCTACGAAGATGCTAAGAACACTGCTACTTCACTCAGCTTGTCCTTAGGTAGTGCAAATGGTGATATCTCAATGATGTCAACCATGATTAATGCTAACTTTGATAGTGGCAATTATCGCCATATTTCGCTTTTAGATGTTGATGATGAAGTGATTTATGATAGAAAACTTGAGAGTGATATAGTAGAAGTTCCAGAGTGGTTTTTAAAAGCTATTGTTATAAACGCTCCTATTGCTTATGCAAATGTGTCTGCAGGTTGGAGTCAAGTTGGGATACTAAATGTTCAAAGCGACGAGACTTATGCATATAAGCAACTCTACTCCATTCTTATAAATCTTTTAGCTTCTTTTGGAGTTATTGCAGTTGTTGGTCTTATACTTTTAAATCTGCTTTTAGCTGTTATATTAAAACCTTTAAAAGGTGTTCAAAAACAAGCCGAAGCTGTTATAAGAAATGAGTTTATTATTCAAGATAAAATACCTTATACAAAAGAGTTTAAAGATGTTGTTTTAGGAATGAACAACATGGTTTCAAAAGTTAAAGCTATGTTTGACAAAGGAAATGAAGAGCTTAAACGTCAAAAAGAACTTGAGTATATTGATAAAGCAACAAAACTTAGAAATCGTAAATATCTTATAGATAAACTTCCAGAGTACCTAAAAGTAGATGCTACCTCTAAAGGCGGTATAAATATGATGATTGCACTAAGTGGTGTAATTGAAGCAAATGAAAAAATCGGACATAGAGAGGTTGATGAACTCTTTATAAATATTGCAAATATTTTTAGCGGACATGCTAAAAACTTTGAGAACTCTATAGTTGCAAGAATGAATGGTACAGAATTTTCTATTTTACTTCCAGAGTGTTCACAAACAAATGGCATCTCTTTAGCTAAGGGCATCTATAAATCAACAAAAGAGCTTATAGAAGCTTCAAAACTTGATTCTTCACAAACATTTATATCTCTTGGTTTATATGAATATAGCTATAAAGAAAATATAGGACAACTTCTTTCACAATCTGACAATGCATTAGCACAAGCTAAGTTTAACGACAACAACATTCATATAGCAAAAGCCGAAACTACGACTGAAGTTATGGGAAAAGAAGCTTGGAGAAAGATTATAAATGATGCTATTGCAAAAAATAATTTTAACTTTGTTTCATGGACAGCCGTAGATGCTAAAATGAAAAAAATAGCACACAATGTTCTTAGTCTTACTCTTAAAGTAGATAAAGAAACAACTTACTATTATGGTCAATTTATGGCTCCTGCAAATCAAGCAGGACTTAGCTTTCAGATATATAATAATGTTCTTGAGATGATGTTTAAAACTCCAGATATGAAACTAAAAGGTTCTGTATGTTCACTTAGACTTCCTTTTGACTACTTAACTAATGTAGATACTTATGAAAAAATGCATAGATTATTTAGCATCTACGCATCTAAGCTTCCATTTAAACTTATTATCGAGATGCCAGATAAGCTAGTTAGTCAAAACTCTGCTCTCATCAAAGAGTATAAAATTTTATTTGAAAAATACAATATTGACATGGGTGTATTTGAGTTTATTGGAGAGAGTGTTGATTATCAATACTTACAAGATTTAAGACCTGTTTACATCAAAGGCGAGACTAGTTATTTCTTAAGTCAAAGCGATCAAGCACTCTCAGCTTTAAGACTTATAACTGATACAGTTGGCATCTCACTAATTGCCGCTGGTGTTATGGATATGCAAACTCTTAACAAACTTAAAGAAAAAGATATTCATGTCATTCAAGGTAGAGCTACAGAGATGATTGAGCTTGCTTAA
- a CDS encoding transglutaminase-like cysteine peptidase — MSNFKILFFILLVFVNVSYTFAQPYADEELVEQIAQKYQIYAKKRFFYLQKTLDSLKDADDLTKLNKVNTFFNAVKYKSDMTVYGKRDYWATPWEFLGKDMGDCEDYVISKYFALIYLNVDAKKLFFTYVRSSQFQGGHMVLTYFETPRSEPLILDNNNHKIFPASKRNDLTPVYNFNGESLYKAGKTGAGKKIKNEKAHKKWDELILNIQRKKI, encoded by the coding sequence ATGAGTAATTTCAAGATACTTTTTTTTATATTGTTAGTGTTTGTCAATGTATCTTACACATTTGCACAGCCATATGCGGACGAAGAGTTAGTAGAACAAATAGCTCAAAAATACCAAATATATGCAAAGAAAAGATTTTTTTATCTTCAAAAAACTCTTGATTCACTTAAAGATGCAGATGACCTTACAAAACTAAATAAAGTAAATACTTTTTTTAACGCTGTTAAATATAAATCTGATATGACTGTATATGGTAAAAGGGACTATTGGGCGACACCATGGGAGTTTTTAGGTAAAGATATGGGTGACTGCGAAGATTATGTTATATCTAAATATTTTGCTCTTATATATCTAAATGTTGATGCAAAAAAACTCTTCTTCACTTATGTTCGTTCTAGTCAATTTCAAGGTGGTCATATGGTTCTTACATACTTTGAAACACCAAGAAGTGAACCACTTATTTTGGATAACAATAACCATAAAATTTTTCCAGCTTCAAAAAGAAACGATTTAACTCCTGTTTATAATTTCAATGGAGAAAGTCTTTATAAAGCTGGAAAAACAGGGGCTGGGAAAAAGATAAAAAACGAAAAAGCTCACAAAAAATGGGATGAGTTAATACTTAATATTCAAAGGAAAAAAATATGA